A genome region from bacterium includes the following:
- a CDS encoding YraN family protein, which yields MTRERQTAGRAGQDAAERWLRRAGYVILARNYRCAAGEIDLVALDRRVVVFVEVKTRRRPLLSPLDAVTASQQRRIVSAATDYLSRHRLSGRPLRFDLVGVWLDGAAPRCELVRGAFGGDDG from the coding sequence ATGACCCGCGAGCGGCAGACCGCGGGGCGCGCCGGCCAGGATGCGGCCGAGCGGTGGCTGCGCCGCGCCGGATACGTGATCCTGGCGCGCAACTATCGCTGCGCCGCCGGCGAGATCGACCTCGTCGCCCTCGACCGCCGGGTCGTCGTCTTCGTCGAGGTGAAGACGCGCCGCCGCCCGCTGCTCAGCCCGCTCGATGCCGTGACGGCCTCGCAGCAGCGCCGCATCGTCAGCGCCGCGACCGACTACCTGAGCCGCCATCGCCTGTCCGGTCGCCCGCTGCGCTTCGACCTCGTCGGCGTCTGGCTCGACGGCGCCGCGCCGCGCTGCGAGCTGGTGCGCGGCGCTTTCGGCGGTGACGACGGGTGA
- a CDS encoding VOC family protein: MAILRMTHIGVCVSDLARATAFYRDGLGFRHRSELRVCGPPSTTLLRLADVDLEAVYLERDGTRIELLHYVVPGALGDGAPRPMNGRGLTHLSLRVDDLRATLPALRALGGRVLDETLIEIPEFGAAAVFVADPDGTLIELVQAPGDPEAPPGG; encoded by the coding sequence ATGGCGATCCTGCGGATGACCCACATCGGCGTCTGCGTCAGCGACCTGGCGCGCGCCACCGCCTTCTATCGCGACGGCCTCGGCTTTCGGCACCGGTCGGAGCTGCGCGTCTGCGGACCGCCGTCGACCACCCTCCTGCGCCTGGCCGACGTGGACCTCGAAGCGGTGTACCTCGAACGTGACGGCACCCGCATCGAGCTGTTGCACTACGTCGTGCCCGGCGCGCTCGGCGATGGCGCGCCGCGGCCGATGAACGGTCGCGGCCTCACCCACCTCTCGTTGCGCGTCGACGATCTGCGCGCGACCCTGCCGGCGCTGCGCGCCCTCGGCGGCCGGGTGCTCGACGAGACGCTGATCGAGATCCCGGAATTCGGCGCCGCCGCGGTGTTCGTCGCCGACCCGGACGGGACGCTCATCGAGCTGGTGCAGGCGCCCGGCGATCCGGAGGCGCCGCCGGGCGGCTGA
- the serS gene encoding serine--tRNA ligase, which yields MLDIKMIRERPDEVKRALATVGTAPELVDAVLAADARRRKLITEAEQMRATRAATSKSVGTLPPAERERVVAEMRALGDRIGEVEQQVAAAEAAFTAALFELPNLPHPDVPVGPDESANRVVREVGDAPAFAFAPQPHWDLGPALGIVDFERGVKIAGSRFYVLLGAGARLQRALINWMVDLHTTAHGYREVYPPAMVRTECAIGTGQLPKFGDTMYRDVEEDFWFVPTAEVPVTNLYRDEILEPGRLPIRHVAYTPCFRREKMSAGRDVRGIKRGHQFDKVEMVKFVAPETSDAELLSLLDDAEDVCRRLGLRHRVVQMCTGDLSYAAAMKYDVEVWAPGCGEWLEVSSCSNFRDYQARRANIRYRPAPGAKPELLHTLNGSGLALPRVMIAVLETYQQADGSVQVPLVLRPYMGGTAVIAADNG from the coding sequence ATGCTCGACATCAAGATGATCCGCGAGCGGCCGGACGAGGTGAAACGCGCGCTGGCGACGGTGGGCACCGCGCCCGAGCTGGTCGACGCCGTCCTCGCCGCCGATGCGCGGCGCCGCAAGCTGATCACCGAAGCGGAGCAGATGCGGGCGACGCGTGCCGCGACCTCGAAGAGCGTCGGCACACTGCCGCCGGCGGAGCGCGAGCGGGTGGTGGCCGAGATGCGCGCCCTCGGCGACCGCATCGGCGAGGTCGAGCAGCAGGTGGCGGCCGCCGAAGCGGCGTTCACCGCGGCCCTGTTCGAGCTGCCGAACCTGCCGCACCCGGACGTGCCGGTGGGTCCCGATGAGAGCGCCAACCGCGTCGTGCGCGAGGTCGGCGACGCGCCGGCGTTCGCCTTCGCGCCGCAGCCGCACTGGGATCTCGGCCCGGCCCTCGGCATCGTCGACTTCGAGCGCGGGGTGAAGATCGCCGGTTCGCGCTTCTACGTGCTGCTCGGCGCCGGGGCGCGCCTGCAGCGGGCGCTGATCAACTGGATGGTCGACCTGCACACGACGGCGCACGGCTATCGCGAGGTGTACCCGCCGGCGATGGTGCGCACCGAGTGCGCGATCGGCACCGGGCAGTTGCCGAAGTTCGGCGACACGATGTACCGCGACGTCGAGGAGGACTTCTGGTTCGTCCCCACCGCCGAGGTGCCGGTGACCAACCTCTATCGCGACGAGATCCTCGAGCCGGGCCGGCTGCCGATCCGCCACGTCGCCTACACGCCGTGCTTCCGGCGCGAGAAGATGTCGGCGGGGCGCGACGTCCGCGGCATCAAGCGCGGACACCAGTTCGACAAGGTCGAGATGGTGAAGTTCGTCGCCCCCGAGACCTCCGACGCCGAGCTGTTGTCGCTGCTCGACGACGCCGAGGACGTCTGCCGGCGGCTCGGCCTGCGGCATCGCGTCGTGCAGATGTGCACCGGCGATCTCAGCTACGCGGCGGCGATGAAGTACGACGTCGAGGTCTGGGCGCCCGGCTGCGGCGAGTGGCTGGAGGTGTCGTCGTGCTCGAACTTCCGCGACTACCAGGCGCGGCGCGCCAACATCCGCTACCGGCCGGCGCCCGGCGCCAAGCCCGAGTTGCTGCACACCCTGAACGGCTCCGGCCTGGCCCTGCCGCGGGTGATGATCGCCGTTCTCGAGACCTACCAGCAGGCGGACGGCAGCGTGCAGGTGCCGCTGGTCCTGCGGCCCTACATGGGCGGCACGGCGGTGATCGCGGCGGACAACGGATGA
- a CDS encoding DUF721 domain-containing protein: MTRPRNRPDRVADALRQVVQRIDPERRLAAYRLWTFWADEVGPAVAARAEPASYRDGVLSVRVAGAAWMQELQFMKEELRRRLNQRLGADLIRDIYFVSGPAPRRATPRPAPAGPPRAIEAPIALPEVSDPALAAVLARLADAARTRGRR; encoded by the coding sequence ATGACGCGGCCGCGCAATCGCCCCGACCGCGTCGCTGACGCGCTGCGTCAGGTGGTGCAACGGATCGATCCCGAGCGCCGGCTGGCCGCCTATCGGCTGTGGACGTTCTGGGCCGACGAGGTCGGACCGGCGGTCGCGGCGCGCGCCGAGCCGGCGTCGTATCGCGACGGCGTGCTCTCCGTGCGGGTCGCCGGCGCGGCCTGGATGCAGGAGCTGCAGTTCATGAAGGAGGAGCTGCGGCGGCGCTTGAACCAGCGGCTCGGCGCCGACCTGATCCGCGACATCTACTTCGTGTCCGGCCCGGCGCCGCGCCGCGCCACCCCCCGGCCGGCGCCTGCGGGACCACCGCGCGCGATCGAAGCGCCGATCGCGCTGCCCGAGGTGAGCGACCCCGCGCTCGCCGCCGTGCTGGCGCGCCTCGCCGACGCGGCTCGCACGCGCGGCCGTCGCTGA
- the rnd gene encoding ribonuclease D yields MNSGRGAAYDLPVTYVDDDAALRRVCAHLAAAPRFALDTEFVGERTYVPALELIQVATADEVALIDCRAVASLAPFFEVLAAPGVEKVFHAGQQDLDLFHSLTGSAPTPILDTQVAAALGGYGAQVGYAQLVERLLGVSVDKSETLTDWSRRPLTKAQLAYAVDDVRYLLPACDALKARLSELGRWAWAVEECRRLERTVRSIPMEPGDAWLRVRGRGSLRARGLVVLKALAEWREEIARTRNKPRASIVRDEALVEIARKAPITVDGLRGLRAVHSRDLERQAADVVVRIAAALDTPKDTWPQPPPPPTATPATGVVELLQAVLRLRAEEAGIAPTLLATNADLQLLVQRHAAGAAAELPIMQGWRHAIAGDALMALLEGRAAVSLDPASGAVRVSKRRDGES; encoded by the coding sequence ATGAACAGTGGACGCGGGGCGGCGTACGACCTCCCGGTGACGTATGTGGACGACGACGCGGCGCTGCGGCGCGTCTGCGCCCATCTCGCGGCGGCGCCGCGGTTCGCGCTCGATACCGAATTCGTCGGCGAGCGGACCTATGTGCCGGCGCTGGAGCTCATCCAGGTCGCGACTGCCGACGAGGTGGCGTTGATCGACTGCCGGGCGGTGGCGTCGCTGGCGCCGTTCTTCGAGGTGCTCGCGGCGCCCGGCGTCGAGAAGGTGTTCCACGCCGGTCAGCAGGACCTCGATCTCTTCCACAGCCTGACGGGGAGCGCGCCGACGCCGATCCTCGATACGCAGGTGGCGGCCGCGCTCGGCGGTTACGGGGCGCAGGTCGGCTACGCGCAACTCGTGGAACGGCTGCTCGGCGTCAGCGTCGACAAGAGCGAGACGCTCACCGACTGGTCGCGGCGGCCGCTCACCAAGGCGCAGCTCGCGTACGCGGTGGACGACGTCCGCTACCTGCTGCCGGCCTGCGACGCGTTGAAGGCGCGCCTGAGCGAGCTCGGCCGCTGGGCATGGGCGGTCGAGGAGTGCCGGCGGTTGGAGCGCACGGTGCGCAGCATTCCGATGGAGCCCGGCGACGCGTGGCTGCGGGTGCGCGGCCGCGGTTCGCTGCGGGCGCGCGGCCTGGTGGTGCTGAAGGCGCTGGCGGAGTGGCGCGAGGAGATCGCCAGGACGCGCAACAAGCCGCGCGCCAGCATCGTCCGCGACGAGGCGCTGGTGGAGATCGCGCGCAAGGCGCCGATCACCGTCGACGGCCTGCGCGGCCTGCGCGCGGTGCACTCGCGCGACCTCGAGCGGCAGGCCGCCGACGTGGTGGTGCGGATCGCCGCCGCGCTCGATACCCCGAAGGACACCTGGCCGCAGCCGCCGCCTCCGCCGACCGCCACCCCCGCCACCGGCGTCGTCGAGCTGTTGCAGGCGGTGCTGCGGTTGCGTGCCGAGGAGGCCGGGATCGCGCCCACCCTGCTGGCGACCAACGCCGACCTGCAACTGCTGGTGCAACGCCACGCCGCCGGCGCCGCGGCCGAGCTGCCGATCATGCAGGGCTGGCGCCACGCCATCGCCGGCGACGCGCTGATGGCGCTGCTCGAGGGGCGTGCCGCGGTGTCGCTCGACCCGGCGAGCGGCGCGGTGCGGGTGAGCAAGCGGCGCGACGGCGAATCCTGA
- a CDS encoding ABC transporter permease subunit: MSRALLLLAAALSAAPARASAADPPRVVVGAKKFTESAILGELMAQVLETHAGAVVERRFNLAGTQVCYDGLRSGAIDVYAEYTGTALRSILGAADAPTTAAAVFAEVSEAFRSREGLVWLAPFGFDNTYVLLMRPARAAALGIATASDLAAHPLRYGLSHEFLARPDGMPGLRAAYRLDEARTVGMEHDLAYQALANGDIDVADGYATDAKIAALALLPLADDRAFFPPYQAAPFARADLLARVPDAEAALRLLAGRIDAATMRRLNAAVEIERRAPEEVAAAFLRELGLGTREVAPTRRATTLAGVLWERRAITARLTAQHLLLTGTALLGAVLIGLPLGIVASRRPLLAGLALASAGILQTIPSIALLAFMLPLFGIGTAPAIAALFLYGLLPILRNTVAGLRSVDPLLIEVGRGVGMRPRDLLWRVELPLAAPVVLAGIRTAAVISVGTATLAAFIGAGGLGDPIVTGLSVTDVNLVLSGALPAALLAIAVDLGLHAVERLATPRGLRIKGA; encoded by the coding sequence ATGAGCCGCGCCCTGCTGCTGCTCGCCGCCGCGCTGAGCGCGGCGCCGGCGCGCGCCAGCGCCGCGGACCCGCCGCGGGTCGTGGTCGGCGCCAAGAAGTTCACCGAGAGCGCCATCCTCGGCGAGCTCATGGCCCAGGTGCTGGAAACCCACGCCGGCGCCGTGGTCGAGCGCCGCTTCAACCTCGCCGGCACCCAGGTCTGCTACGACGGCCTGCGCAGCGGCGCCATCGACGTCTACGCGGAGTACACCGGCACCGCCCTGCGCAGCATCCTCGGCGCCGCCGACGCGCCCACCACCGCGGCGGCGGTGTTCGCCGAGGTCAGCGAGGCCTTCCGCAGCCGCGAGGGGCTCGTCTGGCTGGCCCCGTTCGGGTTCGACAACACGTACGTGCTGCTGATGCGGCCGGCGCGCGCCGCCGCGCTCGGCATCGCCACGGCCAGCGATCTCGCCGCCCATCCGCTGCGCTACGGCCTGTCGCACGAGTTCCTCGCCCGCCCCGATGGCATGCCCGGGCTGCGCGCCGCCTACCGCCTCGACGAGGCCCGCACCGTCGGGATGGAGCACGACCTCGCCTACCAGGCGCTGGCGAACGGCGACATCGACGTCGCCGACGGGTACGCCACCGACGCCAAGATCGCCGCCCTGGCCCTGCTGCCGCTGGCCGACGACCGCGCCTTCTTCCCGCCCTATCAGGCGGCGCCGTTCGCGCGCGCCGATCTCCTCGCCCGCGTCCCGGACGCCGAGGCCGCGCTGCGCCTGCTCGCCGGCCGCATCGACGCCGCGACCATGCGCCGCCTCAACGCCGCCGTCGAGATCGAGCGCCGCGCTCCGGAGGAGGTGGCCGCCGCCTTCCTGCGCGAGCTCGGGCTGGGAACGCGCGAGGTGGCGCCGACGCGCCGCGCCACGACGCTGGCCGGCGTGCTCTGGGAGCGACGCGCCATCACCGCCCGGCTCACCGCCCAGCACCTGCTGCTCACCGGCACGGCGCTGCTCGGCGCCGTGCTGATCGGCCTGCCGCTCGGCATCGTCGCCTCGCGGCGGCCGCTGCTCGCCGGGCTGGCACTGGCGAGCGCCGGCATCCTGCAGACCATCCCGTCGATCGCGCTGCTCGCCTTCATGCTGCCGCTGTTCGGCATCGGCACCGCGCCCGCGATCGCGGCGCTGTTCCTCTACGGGCTGCTGCCGATCCTCCGCAACACGGTCGCCGGGCTGCGCAGCGTCGATCCGCTGCTCATCGAGGTCGGACGCGGCGTCGGCATGCGGCCGCGCGACCTGCTGTGGCGCGTCGAGCTGCCGCTCGCGGCGCCGGTGGTCCTCGCCGGCATCCGCACCGCCGCCGTCATCAGCGTCGGCACCGCCACCCTCGCCGCCTTCATCGGCGCCGGCGGCCTCGGCGACCCCATCGTCACCGGCCTGTCGGTGACCGACGTCAACCTGGTGCTGAGCGGCGCACTGCCCGCGGCGCTGCTGGCGATCGCCGTCGACCTCGGGCTGCACGCGGTCGAGCGGCTCGCGACGCCGAGAGGCCTGCGGATCAAGGGCGCGTAG
- a CDS encoding DHH family phosphoesterase, whose amino-acid sequence MADRSVEPLPEPRLRPVRRAEGDLASKWAELAGVLERHRGERLVILLAGYPDPDNIASGLALQHLARLHGVESRLLSFHEVSHQENQALVTQLDLDLWLYDGRCDLAAYAGYALVDTQRIDPAIVEALAGKRFVACVDHHKRIEETVAEFTDVREEVGSTAAIMCEYLRGAHPDGLDPDDPEHIKLATALMHGIRTDTRLMLEASRADFLAAAFVSSAVDQGLLRKISAQSVSPAVMDMIQAALERRKTYDNFLVSDVGFVRKEHRDGIPQAADFLLTRAGIDTVLVFGIVDGKAIEGSLRTRGDTINPDAFLKRAFGVDEERGAPYGGGNLRNKGAFQIPLGFLAQHKDREQLYRLACEIVHEKFLAAIGRVENNS is encoded by the coding sequence ATGGCTGATCGTTCAGTCGAGCCGCTGCCCGAACCGCGCCTGCGGCCCGTCCGCCGCGCCGAAGGCGATCTCGCCAGCAAGTGGGCCGAGCTCGCCGGGGTGCTCGAGCGGCACCGCGGCGAGCGCCTGGTGATCCTGCTCGCCGGCTACCCGGACCCCGACAACATCGCCTCCGGCCTGGCGCTGCAGCACCTGGCGCGCCTGCACGGCGTCGAATCGCGGCTGCTCTCGTTCCACGAGGTCAGCCACCAGGAGAACCAGGCCCTGGTCACCCAGCTCGACCTCGACCTCTGGCTGTACGACGGGCGGTGCGATCTCGCCGCGTACGCCGGCTACGCCCTGGTCGACACGCAGCGAATCGATCCGGCGATCGTCGAGGCGCTCGCCGGCAAGCGCTTCGTCGCCTGCGTCGATCATCACAAACGGATCGAGGAGACGGTCGCCGAGTTCACCGACGTTCGCGAGGAGGTCGGGTCGACGGCGGCGATCATGTGCGAGTACCTGCGCGGTGCCCACCCCGACGGTCTCGACCCCGACGATCCCGAGCACATCAAGCTGGCGACGGCGCTGATGCACGGCATCCGCACCGACACCCGGCTCATGCTCGAAGCCTCGCGCGCCGACTTCCTCGCCGCCGCGTTCGTCTCGTCGGCCGTCGATCAGGGGCTGCTGCGCAAGATCTCGGCGCAATCGGTGAGCCCGGCGGTGATGGACATGATCCAGGCGGCGCTGGAGCGGCGGAAGACCTACGACAATTTCCTCGTCAGCGACGTCGGCTTCGTCCGCAAGGAGCACCGCGACGGCATTCCCCAGGCGGCCGACTTCCTGCTGACCCGGGCCGGCATCGACACCGTGCTGGTGTTCGGCATCGTCGACGGCAAGGCGATCGAGGGCTCGCTGCGGACGCGCGGCGACACCATCAATCCCGACGCCTTCCTCAAGCGCGCCTTCGGCGTCGACGAGGAACGGGGCGCGCCGTACGGTGGCGGCAACCTGCGCAACAAGGGCGCCTTCCAGATCCCGCTCGGCTTCCTCGCCCAGCACAAGGATCGCGAGCAGCTCTACCGTCTCGCCTGCGAGATCGTGCACGAGAAGTTCCTCGCCGCGATCGGACGGGTGGAGAACAATTCCTGA
- a CDS encoding ATP-binding cassette domain-containing protein — MATIDIEEVRKVYPGGHVALHEVSLRIAGGTTLALLGPSGGGKTTLLKLINRLLEPSSGRVRIDGADAAALDPVLLRRRIGYVVQDAGLFPHLTAAANAAIVPRLLGWPAPRRRARVRELFALLGLDDALANRYPAQLSGGQRQRVGLARALAADPAILLMDEPFGALDPLIRVRLQDEFRALQARLAKTVVLVTHDVDEAFRLADAVAVLDDGRLVQLGTPSAIRRAPASPFVAAFVTRRDAAPP; from the coding sequence GTGGCGACCATCGACATCGAGGAGGTGCGCAAGGTCTATCCCGGCGGCCACGTCGCCCTGCACGAGGTCTCGCTGCGCATTGCCGGCGGCACGACGCTGGCCCTCCTCGGCCCCTCCGGCGGCGGCAAGACGACGCTGCTGAAGCTGATCAATCGCCTGCTCGAACCGAGCAGCGGGCGGGTGCGGATCGATGGCGCGGACGCCGCCGCGCTCGACCCCGTCCTGCTCCGCCGGCGCATCGGCTACGTCGTCCAGGACGCCGGCCTGTTTCCGCACCTGACGGCGGCCGCCAACGCCGCCATCGTGCCGCGCCTGCTCGGCTGGCCGGCTCCGCGCCGCCGCGCCCGGGTGCGCGAGTTGTTCGCCCTCCTCGGCCTCGACGACGCGCTCGCCAACCGCTACCCGGCGCAGCTCAGCGGTGGCCAGCGCCAGCGCGTCGGCCTGGCGCGGGCGCTCGCCGCCGACCCCGCCATCCTGCTGATGGACGAGCCGTTCGGAGCGCTCGATCCACTCATCCGCGTCCGCCTGCAGGACGAGTTCCGCGCCCTGCAGGCGCGGCTCGCCAAGACGGTGGTGCTGGTCACCCACGATGTCGACGAGGCGTTCCGCCTCGCCGATGCCGTCGCCGTGCTCGACGACGGCCGTCTGGTCCAGCTCGGCACGCCCTCGGCGATCCGGCGCGCGCCGGCGTCGCCGTTCGTCGCCGCCTTCGTCACCCGTCGCGACGCCGCGCCGCCATGA
- the egtD gene encoding L-histidine N(alpha)-methyltransferase encodes MTSASPGPSAVDPLLHIEQHRAPHVLRERLAHDVRRGLVGRPKRLPPKYFYDDRGSQLFDAICDLPEYYLTRTEHALLRRVAGAIIAMVAPSHLIELGSGASRKTRVLLDALQRDQARPVYVPIDVSGGILRQSASALRAAYPRLRVHGLVADFEDGLPSLPRGRRLVAYLGSSIGNFEPPHDERLLGSIAARLQPGDALLLGVDLVKAAATLEAAYDDAAGLTAEFNRNILRVLNRELGADFRPDRFDHVAFFNADAAQVEMHLRAREAHAVSIAALDLVVEFTAGETIHTECSRKFTRPGVEGLLARSGFRLARWDESPDAAFALALGCVGSVA; translated from the coding sequence ATGACGTCCGCGAGCCCCGGCCCCAGCGCCGTCGATCCCCTCCTGCACATCGAGCAGCACCGGGCGCCGCACGTCCTTCGCGAACGCCTCGCGCACGACGTGCGCCGCGGCCTCGTGGGGCGCCCGAAGCGGCTGCCGCCGAAGTACTTTTACGACGATCGCGGCTCGCAACTGTTCGACGCCATCTGCGATCTGCCGGAGTACTATCTGACGCGAACCGAGCACGCGCTGCTGCGGCGCGTGGCGGGCGCGATCATCGCGATGGTGGCGCCGTCGCATCTGATCGAGCTCGGCAGCGGCGCCTCGCGCAAGACGCGCGTCCTGCTCGATGCGCTGCAGCGCGATCAGGCGCGGCCGGTGTACGTGCCGATCGACGTCAGCGGCGGCATCCTGCGGCAGAGCGCGAGCGCGTTGCGCGCCGCCTATCCGCGCCTGCGCGTGCACGGCCTGGTGGCGGATTTCGAGGACGGACTGCCGTCGCTGCCGCGCGGCCGCCGCCTGGTGGCGTATCTCGGCAGCTCGATCGGCAATTTCGAGCCGCCGCACGACGAGCGCCTGTTGGGCTCGATCGCGGCGCGCCTGCAGCCGGGCGACGCGCTGTTGCTCGGGGTGGATCTGGTCAAGGCGGCGGCGACGCTCGAGGCCGCGTACGACGACGCGGCCGGGCTCACGGCGGAGTTCAACCGCAACATCCTGCGGGTGCTGAATCGCGAGCTCGGCGCCGATTTCCGCCCCGACCGCTTCGATCACGTGGCGTTCTTCAATGCCGACGCGGCGCAGGTCGAAATGCACCTGCGGGCGCGCGAGGCGCACGCGGTGTCGATCGCGGCGCTCGACCTGGTGGTGGAGTTCACCGCCGGGGAGACGATCCACACCGAGTGCAGCCGCAAGTTCACGCGCCCCGGCGTCGAGGGGCTGCTGGCGCGGAGCGGGTTCCGCCTCGCGCGCTGGGACGAGTCGCCGGACGCCGCCTTCGCGCTGGCGCTCGGCTGCGTCGGGTCCGTCGCGTGA